Proteins encoded by one window of Capsicum annuum cultivar UCD-10X-F1 unplaced genomic scaffold, UCD10Xv1.1 ctg2967, whole genome shotgun sequence:
- the LOC107868264 gene encoding probable LRR receptor-like serine/threonine-protein kinase At3g47570, with the protein MVGLELLDLSDNNISGTILMSLEKLQYLKYFNVFVNKLHAEIPSGCPFKNFLSTFFIYNEALCGSSRFIVPPCPTSSKHRSSRKKVLILFLLLGIALVFVLITLVFFWIRYRRGKRAPQQADSLSAMTRERISYYELLQAIDALSESNLIGSGSFGCVYKGVLRSGTTITVKVFNLQLDAAFKSFDTECEVLHSLRHRNLVKVIASCSNLDLKVLVLQYMPNGSLEKYLYSHNYFLDIRQRLSIMIDVACALEYLHHGCLSPVIH; encoded by the coding sequence ATGGTAGGTTTGGAATTACTAGACCTTTCTGATAATAATATATCGGGAACTATTCTCATGTCGTTGGAGAAACTTCAATACCTCAAATATTTCAATGTTTTTGTCAACAAATTGCATGCTGAAATACCCTCAGGGTGTCCTTTCAAGAACTTCTTGAGTACATTTTTCATCTACAATGAAGCACTGTGTGGTTCTTCAAGGTTTATTGTCCCACCATGCCCTACTTCATCAAAGCATAGATCTAGTAGGAAAAAAGtgcttattctttttcttttgctggGAATTGCACTAGTATTTGTTCTTATCACCTTGGTGTTTTTCTGGATAAGGTATAGAAGAGGTAAAAGAGCTCCTCAACAAGCTGATTCATTGTCTGCCATGACAAGAGAAAGAATTTCATACTATGAATTGCTCCAAGCAATTGATGCGCTTAGCGAGAGTAACCTGATTGGTTCCGGAAGTTTTGGCTGTGTCTACAAAGGCGTTCTCAGAAGTGGTACTACCATCACTGTTAAAGTGTTCAATCTTCAACTAGATGCAGCATTCAAGAGCTTTGATACGGAATGTGAAGTTCTACACAGCCTTCGCCATAGGAATCTTGTAAAAGTCATTGCTAGCTGTTCCAATCTTGATTTGAAGGTATTAGTGCTCCAGTATATGCCTAATGGGAGTCTTGAGAAGTATTTGTATTCGCACAACTACTTTCTCGACATCAGGCAAAGACTAAGCATAatgatagatgtggcatgtgCTTTGGAATATCTGCACCATGGGTGCTTGTCGCCTGTGATCCACTGA
- the LOC107869134 gene encoding receptor-like protein 12, whose translation MLHGHMPTTLSNCSQLQILSLSYNELDGPIHGEIGRLSNLQSLALGTNHFTRIIPQEIGILFNLVELGMEDNQITGSVPISILNISSLQIFSLRRNNLSGFLPREIGNLTKMQHLQIGGNKLIGEIPNEISNLVELKLLSLRINRFSGSLDMEIVVLGGLSEEYEARNRMNSRGEETKNTV comes from the exons ATGCTTCATGGTCATATGCCTACAACCTTGTCAAATTGTTCACAACTTCAAATATTGTCGTTATCATATAATGAGCTTGATGGACCAATACATGGCGAAATTGGAAGATTGAGTAACTTGCAGAGCTTGGCGCTTGGAACTAACCATTTCACTA GGATAATTCCACAAGAAATTGGGATTCTTTTTAATTTGGTAGAGTTAGGCATGGAAGATAATCAGATTACTGGCTCTGTCCCGATCTCCATATTAAATATCTCATCGCTGCAAATTTTTTCACTGCGGAGGAACAATCTTAGTGGATTCTTACCACGGGAGATTGGCAACTTAACCAAGATGCAACATCTACAGATTGGTGGAAATAAGCTTATAG GTGAAATACCCAACGAGATAAGCAATCTCGTTGAGTTGAAGCTACTTAGTCTTAGGATTAATAGATTTAGTGGTTCACTTGACATGGAGATTGTAGTTTTAGGTGGATTGAGTGAAGAATATGAAGCAAGAAACAGAATGAATTCAAGAGGAGAAGAAACCAAGAACACAGTATGA